The Phaenicophaeus curvirostris isolate KB17595 chromosome 14, BPBGC_Pcur_1.0, whole genome shotgun sequence nucleotide sequence CCAGACATGTCTCTGTTACCCCATAGGACCAGCCTGGCCGTAGCTCCCCCAAAACTGCATCCAGGCAGCTCCTGGATGCACATCCTCCATTTtaagccagaaaaaaatcccagcatcTCCTTTCCCTGTAGGTTTCTCAAGCCCTGTTGTTGCATGAAGGCACCGTGGTGCCATGCATGAGCCAAGCTGCCGTTCATCCTGGTGCCAACGCTGCCAGGGCCCCGCACCGGCCGCCCAGGCACAGAGGGAGAGCGGTTGCGGGGCTGCCTGTGTTACATGGCACCAGAGTGGATTTTGTGGTCTCAAATGAAgctattttaaagttatttacCAGTTGTCTTGTCGAGAGAGATCACAGTGTGGTCGAGATGAAAGTGTTTGAAATACTTATACCCTGTTTACATGGTCTTGGAagggaaaacaagcagaaaagaaacaaaaaacccaaacctccaGCCCAGAAGCCTTTTGGCTGATGTATCGGGGCAGCAGTGGGCTGGGGGGTGGAGGAGAGAGCACTGGCCCCTGCACCTCTGACCCCCAACCCGTGGGTCCGCTTCCTCCTGCTGCACATAACTGACTGGATGCACTGATGGCTCCTTCCCACCGcagccttctcctttctcttccacagtgtattctatttaaaaagagaaaaagggaaaaataaatctagcCTTTTGTAAGATTAGATgtttctatgtattttaataattaaaaaaataattcctgtttTGTAACAAAACTTATTTTAAGTAAACTGTTAAAGCAAATCCTCCTGTGCTGTTGTTTTTTCCCTGCACTCGGGGCGGGTGCTGCCTGCCTGCTACATACACAGCCCATGGCTGTAAAACCCATTAAATCCCTTCCCTTGCACCCTTGCAGCTGTCCCTGGGAGAGCCTGGAGCACAGCAccctctcccctgccccagATTGCAGCTATCAGGCTCCCTTAATTAGCAGGAAACCCAATTATTAAACGGTAAGTGCCAGCACAGCAGTGTCTTGATCCACCTTGttcttctcccagctctgcaggctgGAGGCAGAGCCTTTTCACACCTCTGTCGGGTCCAAGCATGACATTTTTGCCAGAGAGCCCTGGGGTGATGCAGCAAGCAGAGCAGGATGCCCcactttatttctgaaaacagtgtttGGATGAAGTATCAGCAAGGCAGGGACTGTCACCTTCCTTCTGGCTCCACTTTACATACTTGAAATGGTGTCCTACACCCCTGAACACCAGCGCTCAGCTCAAGAGTTCACAGAAAACCCTGCAGACAAAGCACTGCGCACCCATGCTGAGATCTGTGAGATCCGCTGGGGAGACATCTGCATGGGGCCAGGCAGAAGGACAAGCCACAAGTGATGACACTGCTCTTTGGGCTGGGAACTCCCTAGCAGAGTGAAACCTCCCCCGGGTTTCAGCAAGCCACCTCGGCTGTTGTGTCTCTCCAACTCGCTCATCACATCCACCTACTGCAGCCTCCCAGCATGAAAGGGGAGAATGGCCGGCTTCCCCCTGGGAAACGCCAGGAAGAGAGCCCTGCTTTCCCTGGATGCTCCCAGCCCTTCAAGAGATTCAGGCATTTAAcacaagttatttttaaaaaaagttacaaaTCTTTTAATAAAATTCATCATAAGTTACAGTTTCCCAGAACACAGGCTCCAGTGTAAAAAATGGGAGACAGGCTGGTAGGAGCAGGGCAAGCACCAACAGGAACCTCTTTCCCCacaggaaagaagagagagacagaaaggtTCTGACAGACATTTAttgggggcaggggggaacCAGCTCTAGAGAGCGGTCCAGTGGATGTAGAAAGACATCAGTCCCtgtcccttctcttcctccacccTCCCAAATTCTCACCCCAAAGGCAAACACATAAACACGACTTGTTGTAAGTCACATATTTTAACAGATCCAGGTACACCTCAGTTGCCAGCAACAGTCTGAAGATGGGAAACTTCTGTGGCCCAGAGTGCCAGCAGGGATTTTGGAGAAGCCGAGAGAGAGTTTCCTTTCAAAACAAGTCCTTGAGACCACACTGAGCACAGGGGGACAGTGTCCTAGCTCGTGTGATGAAGGAAGCTGAAGGGGCCAGTCCCATGCAGCAGCTGAAGTCCCTTCTGCAGGGAAAGAGTGTTCCACCCCCCAGCAGGCTTTTGTGGGGCAGGCACTGCAGCCCTCAGTGCTGCCCCAGCCCCCAGAGCCAAGCGATGAAAACCGACAGCACAGATGGGTGAAGGGGGGGGCACCAGTAGGTTCAGAGCCCTCCTATCAGGGAAACGCCAGCACACAAACAGAGCAGCGGGAAACCCGATGCTGAGATCAAGAGCCGAAATGAAGCCACTTCCCTACAGAGGCTTTATGGGGCCTTCGGGCAGCCACATCTCCTCACACAGCAGAGGTGTCTCTCCACCTGGGTCCTCCACCCAGCAATGAGTCAATGAGATTCCACTTCCCTACGGAGCTGTGTGGGGGGAAGATGGATACACGGGGAGaggtgaaatccagctggaccAAGAGCAGAGGGGTGCTTGGTCACCTGTGCTTGCACGTGAGGAGGTGACAGCTGTCACTCTAGGACAGCCATGAGGAGATGCAGTTCCCGAAAGGCACTACCATGACGGCCGCTGAGCCCAGACTTGTTCTTGACAATGTTGCTGATGTTTTTCAACTGCTTGTAGCACAGCTTGCATTTATGAAGCCTGAAAAAACAGATAGAAGACACAGCATGAATCCTCAGCTGCTTAAGAGATGTGTTTGTTCCTGTAGTGACAAAGACACAACTCAACCACGAAACGACACAAGCTCTGCAAATGGCCTGGAAGAGGCTGAAATGCGAGCATGGCTCTGCAGGAACACCATGTATTCAGCCCATGTCCTGATGACACAGCAGAATGGAATCTACGTAAGGACTCTTTCACTCCTTTATTCCCCTTTGGGAGTAAAGTCCAGGGAAGAAGGCGTTTGGTATTTGCAGACAAAAGGAAGGCAGGCCCAGTCTAGTACCAGAGCCTTGATGGCAAGGAACAAAGCTCAACCAAGAGAAAGGCCGGTTCAAAACAGGGGCAAGTGGAAGTGAGTAAAGTGCCTCACCTTTCCTCTCTGGTGATGTCTACTCCAACAGAAGGTGGTGCGGCAAGCATGTCTGTGATCAGTGGCAGGAATCTCTGGAGAATGAGTTTCAGGGAGGTGCAGCCAGTCTGCACataactgaaaaacaaatcgGGTCCCACTTGAATGTAATTCCTTTCCTCCCAGCATACAGCTCTCACTCACATCATTACTGGGGATAATCCACTCAAACAAACCCTTCCACCACCTGTAACCTGGTAAGGAGAGCAACAGCCAAAAATCAATACAGTCTAGGCTGAGTCAATACTGACAAACCAAGCCCTTTCAAAAAGTCCTGGCATATACCCTGCTCAGTGGGACCTTTCTGCTGAAGGGACTAGGCAGGTGCCTCTCCTCCAGTAGAAAGAGCATAAACTCCACCTTAAGATAgaggctgcatttttttttgccacctAACAAAGAGGTTCAAAGCAATCTTCCAAGTGTCCTCCAGGCTGTTGCAGGATTTCACTCCCCTTGTCCCAGGTTGAAAGTTTCATTCCCATCAGTGCACAGAACCCACTTCTTTAATATCGATTTGACCCCTCCTGACTGCCAGAAGGGTCCTTCAATCCAACACACCTCCACGGAATCTTAACATTCTGCTCCTCTTGCCCATGCGTACTTTTCACATCTTTCTCCACGTACACTAGGCAACTCCACTGCTCTTTTCTAGGTGTCTTATCAGCATTATACTGCATGCGCTGTGATCTTTCAGGATTTTCCTTCAGCCACAAAATACCCAGTGAAGCTCTCCCACGAATATCCACACCTTGTACCCCAAGCACACCACATTCTTAGGGCCTCACCTTTCGTATTTACTTTGGAGTAGTTTTTCTATCTGTGGCAGGATTATAGTACACAAATCCAGCTTCCAGAGAGACCTGAAAAGGATACATTTCAAGACTGGAGAATGAGGCTTTTCGAGGCCGAGTCAACAAAAATATGCTCTCTCACAAAAAAAGCCTAGGCAGCAGCACCCCAGTTTATTGAGTAAGTTCACTGACTCCCCCTTGTGATAGCAAGTGGCAGGTTCTGACTATTTTATTGACTCAGCAGAATCACTTTACGAAGCTCCAAGACTTTGATTGCCCTTGCAAGATATCATTTGCCCATAGAAAAGGCCCCATACAACTCCAGCAGCTAGTGGCAGTGCAGACTTGGAAGATGTGACTACAAGCACATGCTTTTCACACTGCCATGCAGCACTCCCAACCCCAGCCAGGCGGCTCTCAGGGATCCCAGGGGCCGGCCCACCCAGCACTCACGCTTTTTGGTTGACGATATTCAAGAGGTCCACAACAACAGACAGATCATTGATTGCCACTGCAGAGTCCACAGAGTTCTGAGAGAGAAGACGAAGAAAAAGTCAGCTATTGCAAAGCTCAAACTAGCTAGACTGAAGCAATTAATATCAAGTTCTACTTTTCAAAAATAAGTTAGAGGAAACATGGAGTTGGCTAGGAGAAGATAACTCTCGCATGTCTTTGTGACCATTCAACCACAAGTGGGACAAAGCAGCACTTTGTGGTGCACCCCTGGGGACAAAAGCAGTGAGAACCCACATTACATTTTGCCTAAGAGGCAGAATCAGTCCCAGATGAGCCAAAATATCTCAGCTCCTCCCCCAGTGAGTCTCATGCATCTCCATTCTTGCCTTGATGTCACTGGTGCTCCATACAGCCCGCACGGTGTCCAGATTCTTGTGGCGGCTGGTGAGAACCACACACATGGTCTCATGACCCTTCCTGATCTGGGACATGGCTTCCTCGTCCACAAGCTCAGTCTGGCTTTGGTTTTTCACAGCCTGAAAGTACAGACACCATTGGAGAAGTGATAAGAGAGCAGGATGGCACAGAACGGTAGGACGAGCTTCCCCTGGCCTAGGTGAGAGACGATTTTGGTGTACAAAGTACCAGTCAATACTGACTTCCTTGCAGAATGATCTATGAACATTTTGTAATAGAAATGCTCAATTTCAGGTACTTCTCTTTTGCCTCTTCTACCGTGTCAATTACAAACATCTTTGAAGCCTTAGAAAAACTCCCAAAATTGAAAAAAGGAATTCAAAGTAAGCTTTCAAACCCAGTAtattttgatgaagaaatggTTTTGTGCAAACATTTTTTATGTGAAACGTTCATCTGAAATCAACAAATTATATTACAAAGCATAAATCCTGCACAACTGATGAGACTCTCAATTTGATTCCCACCCACACCACGCTGGaatctcccttcctctctcacATTTACAGTTTGGAATCATAAGGATGGCTCTggtccttctccccttctcagACAGGGAATACCCTCCTGATTGAGGTCAAGAGGTCTCTCAGACACCAGAGAGAAAGACTCTTGAAATAATTACGTATGTGTAACGGCAAACACCAGTTTTCTAAATGAATCGCTGTCTAGCACATGGAATTGTTCAGTCTTAGTCTCACACCTTGCTCTCTGCTTTGTTAACACATTCTTTGTGAACATGGCTCAACGTTCCTGCGTTCACATCCCCCGCTGCCAATTGCAACAGGGTTGCTGGACCAAGCCCCAGGGTGCTAATTCCACAGGAACTGCAAGTCAAAGCAGTTAGGAGGCAGGAGAGTAAACTGCCAGGGGAAGAACTAAGAGAACTGAGTaagcagagggagagaaggaggcaaCGTTCTTATTCAGTACTGAGGACTACTGGCTCATGAAAGCACCCAAGACACTCTTCTGCACTTCAGAGAATCCCCTTCATGATGCCACCCAACACAGACACTGGCTGGAAGCTTTTATCCAGAGATACTTACTGGTAGGAAGTCAGCAGCCTTCAAGCCAATGGGCTCGTTCCTGGCTGCAGGAATCACGGACGGCTCTGTTCTGGTGAAAGGAGTTGAGGAGGCAATTGGTGGCCTCTGAACCGGATCAGGCTGTAGGAGAAACTGGGAGAAAAGCTCTAGCAGCAACAATCTGGCCCTAGTCTAATGTCCTTCTTTTCCTGACCCAATTTCCTCTCACAGCAAAGCCCTAATGCAGGAGCAGTCTCCAATTTGCTAGCATAGTTCAAGAGGCAATAAACTATTTCTCAGGTACGTGCCAAGATGTAATTAAGGTTTGCAAAAAACATGGTGATGCTCCAGCAGAAGTGCCAAGTACTGTCATTGTTATCAGCATCTAAAATCAGGGCAATGGGCCACAGCCAGCCTGAAGGCAGAGAATTCTGAAGAAGCCTCTGTAATGTGTCCTGGCCCATCAGCTGTTAGCAACACTGGCTACAAAATAACCTCAGCTCAAGGACATGCAAAAATCTGATGCTTCTCTCTCTTCAGAGTGCCCCAATCTTGAGATGCAAGAAGGAACACCACTGCAAGTgcaagaagcaaacaaaagcaacagaGCCATCACCTACTGGAGGTTTGGCCTTTGATTCTACTACTCAGGCAAGACATATGGCAGAAAGACAATGAAAGACAAAAACTGGAACTGCACTGTTACTGCTCTTCAGAAATGAAATCAGCTTGATTAGAAACTGTAAAGTCTCCGGCACTCATGCATCTTTCACAGTGGAAGCCTGAACAGCTATTAACAGATCATAGAGTACATACAAGTTCTTGCTTTGGCAACGAGGTCTGGACATCCACAGCTTGGCTGGACTTCACTGCTTCCTTTGCAGTTACGGGTTCTACCAAGATCAAAAGAATTAGGAAAGAAGAAGTTAATTATTCCTTTCAAGGGAAGCTGTGAGCAATGGTTCTATATACCTAGACTACAAGAAGTTGCTTCTGCAGACATGCAACTCTCCCTCTTTGGAGTGTCAGTAACCCCATTCCCACTAAGCAGTCATTTTCATACTCACCATCCTCAGGAGGGGCTGGAAAGGGCTCATTTCGAGGAGGAGTTCGacctacagaaagaaaaaattaaataaatgaaggaGCATCCAAGGCTACAGATTAGTGAATAGGTCAACCTTGGAGCTGGGAGATCTCCAACAACTCTATAGACTAGGGCAATCAGTGATGTAGCAAGCAGAGTTATCTCCTTCAGACCTTGATACTACTGTTGAGTTTAGTCAGAGGCTTTCAGCCTTCAAGAATGCGAGGGACAAAACTAATCCATGTAGTTTATTGCTGCTGTAGAGGTGTGAAGCACAAGAAGAAGCACCGTCACAACAAACTATTTCATAAAAAATTCACCTCCTGCTAAATCGATCCACATTAGTAAATCAAAATAATGACCATTAATTCCTTAAAGTGTCTCATTTTTCTCACTGACAATAAAAATGAGATACAGGCATTGCACAGTGCCTTCTACGCGGCAacctctgctttaaaaaaaaccaaacattttgcctttccttcttcAATGGAGGCTGCTGGCTTTACACATATCAAAATTCTAAGTTAATAACAGGGTAGTCCTTCCTAATGAGGACAGGAAGGAAGGGCTCTTACAGTGGAGCACTGGGTTCTAAGCCAGGTTTTGGCCAGACATCACTGTTAAGGTGCCACCTTCCAGCAATTCACCAACAAGATCTGTGGTTCAGGGTCCACGCacagaatattaaataaaagtCTTCCACACACTCACAATCACAGGTGAAACCTCTGTTACAGTAAGCCAAAGCTCACATCTAGTGAATCAGTTTAGTGCCTACAGATCTAATCCAAACACCACTCAATGGCACAACAAACCCTGGTACTCACAGATTGCATTCTTGGGCTGGAAAATCTCTTTGTAATCCTCCTGGTTCTGAATCTCAGCCTTTGATTCCTTCTCATCCCGGTCATCTTCACTGCTGGGACTTCGCCTCTCACTCTCTGAGTTGTGCTTCActctgctgtggaaaaaaagaagctgtcAGGGCAAGTCCTATGGACTCTATGAGAGAGAGCAAGCACACTAAGCTCCTTATACACTTCCTTAAAATCTCAAAATTCAACAagtctgcagattccctcaccTTTGTGGCTTGTTACAGCTCGTGGAGGGCCTGTCATAGATGCGGCGAAGGGAGGACCCCGTGGGGGTAGGTGGCACAAAAGGCTCATCATCCCTGATCAGACCGTGAGGGATGGAACCAGACTTTGTGACTCTGCTGAGATCCACAACGAAGGAAGAGACTGTGCTTTGCGCAAAGGAAACTCCTATCTGCAGTGGCAAAAGATCAAGGTAAGTCACCAGGGGCCAGGGCGCTCACCAGCATTTTTGAGAACAGGCGTGATGGAGTGACCCTCAGCAATGAAACTTGAGAATTTCTCAGTTCAGTGCTTTGGCTTTTTCAGTCTGAAACTGCCAGTATTTCGAGGAAGGCTGTGATAAAACTTTTGCCAAGCATAGTTTCCAAATACTGGTCAAACCAAGTCCCAGTTACTTCCTCCAAAGGCCAAAAAGAGACCAAGTGGAACACAAGActgctgaaagcaaaagcaCACAAGTTCTAAGTGCTGGGCATACTGCAAGCCCTGGCCCCTTATAGTCTGACATAAGCTTAAAGGTTGGAAGgcctgcagggatgcaggaggattTTATCTTGTGTTTCGCAGCCGCCTCCCCGACTCCTCAGGAGCAGTGGCTTACCAACTGGTTGTTGCAGATAGATAAGTCAGCTACTTTTCCCCAGTTCACCAAGACCGTATCAAAACAGCGCTCTGGCTCCCAGCCGTACACACGCAGTGAATCCTGGAAGCCACTATACAAACAGCAGCCATCTGGGTTGAAAAGCACACACCTGGGAGGAAGGCAGGTGGAGAATTAGGCACAGCTTCCCAGACTTGCTCCACCCCACAAGGACTCCAGGGCTGTATCCCTGACTTCACTGAATACCTCCAGCCCCTTTTCTAACAATTAACCTACCAATCTGGTGTCCATCTGTGCAACCCAGTGGGCCTGTGCAACATCTCCAGGAGCCCAAACTTCTCCCCAGTAAAGTGCCATCTTTCAGCAAATCCTCCCTTCATCTTCACTTTAGCCTCTGATTACTACCCTGCAGTAGGAATTTAATGTACCTGACTGGAGTAGCCTCCTCTTCAATACAGCTCACAACCTGAAACTTCTCCAAGTCCCAGAACCGAACAGTCCTGTacatacaacagaaaaaaatcattgctcATCCCTCTAGAAATCTTCTGTACGATCCAGTACTGAAATAATACTGTGATCGCTAGAATGACTTTCACTGTTGTGCACAGATGTGAACTCACACAGAAGGCTAGAGAACTGACAGATACAATTCCCTCCTATCTTCCTCCCCTTACATACCTGTCAGAGCTGCCAGAAGCCAAAAGGTATTCATTGGGATGGAATTCAACAACATTTACTGGGCCAGTATGTCCTGTAAATTCAAACATTATCTTCCCAGCAGCCAGATCCCacagctggaagaaagaaagaaagaaaggagacacTATTGAAAAGATTTAATATTAGAGATTTCCCTGTACAGGCAACCTCCTAACACTACTCCCCCTCCAAGAATAGACTCAAGTTTGCCAAGGAAAGCAACAATCAGGCAAGGAGTACCATCCCAGTCAACTAaggctgtaatttttttttttggcattctCTTTAAAATTGTCTATTTAGTTTTAATTCCTAATTTGTTCCCTGGAAGCTCCTGTTTTATATTTAGAGACTggaataaaatacaaacaataaGTTCCACCTGTCCCTGCAGattaaatttcacagaatcacagaataaccaggttggaagagacccaccggatcaccgagtccaaccgttcaaaagaaaacaagaaaactgaaTCCCTTAGCAATTCATTCTTCCTGCGCTATAGTCTCCATTGAAAAATCCAAAGTGAAATGACTGATCAGTGTATTTCATATAAAGCTGGAAACAAAAATCAGTCCTTTGCTCACATTCCTCCACGCCGTATCAGAAACAACTGAAGTCGATGCCTCAGTCTATACTTTTCTGAATTCCTCAGCTTGTTCCTCTCAGTCCTGACAGCAATTTTCAGACTAATCATGCTCAAAGTGTATGTTAAGACATCCCTACTGAACTGACTGAGCAGAGTTAGAAAACTAAATGGTGAAGAACATGCTGTGGACAACTCATTCTGTAACATTTACTGACGTGACAGAGGCCAATATTCAGGTATCATAGCTCTTCTGCCATCAAAGCTTGAGCTGTTACGTGCATAGCGCGTATCTGTTGGATAAGTGCATTTCAACACATGTAGCTCTTTCCTGGATGTTTCACTGGACATGATCCTCGTAAACAGACTGGTCCTTGCAAAGCCACAGGGCTCAGCCAGCTGCCTAATGAACTACTAAAGGTGTTTATCAGTGAGTTCTGGTAATGCCTGGTAAGATGATCCCAGTGCTCCTGTGCGCCACGAGTACATAAGGAGAATGTCACAATAAATTACCTTTACAGTGTGATCATCAGCAGCAGAGGCTAACCATTTCCCATCAGGACTAAAGCGGAGACATCGAACTGCTTCTGTGTGACcctgaaatgagaaaaacaaacactatTTTCTTCACCCCCTGCTGCCTCTAGAAGGAATTCTGGCTTTTGTCTTTCAATCCTGTacaatataatataataaaacCACGTAACTGTTTCACAGAGTCCACAGCTCACAGAACACTAAACACTACACTCAAGAACTATACTCATCTACACTAAATGGGTGGGATCTCTGTCATCGAGAGATTCCTGGCATCAGTTTAGGCGTGCTAAATGCAGATCTGGTTTAATTAGTAAAAACTATCTTTAAATTAGTTTTATGAGTGGGCAGATAGAAGAACTGTGCCATTAAGTTGGTttctaaatgaaattaataaacAGTGAGTTCTTTGGGTAGAAGGCAGCCCCGACAATGGAACTACCTTGGTGCAGAGAGGATTTGCATAGCAATATCAGTCACAGTATACACACACGCTCCTTGGATGCTCTCCACCCCCGCAGCCAGACTATAGTATATTAAGTCCTATGATATCCATTTCATATTCCCATACGGTTCACACAGGCCTGCAGAGGTTTGCAAGGCCATGcagatggtttttttttatactggAAAAATAGGAAGTTAATTGTACACAATCATTTTAAGGTTTGCTCTCAGGTTCTTGGCAGAAatctttctccccttttcccttgaaaaatataatgaagcTTTTTACCTTGTACCTGAAGacacagccttttcttcttaCATCCCAGAGctacagggaagaaaaccaaacacaaatatGCTTAGAGCAGCATGTAAGGAGCCTAAGGGTCCCGTCAGAACAAGAGTTCTCCCTGTCATCAAGCTGATAAACGCTGCAGAATGAAAACACTGAAGGGGCTGCTGAACCTGTTTGCTTCAGGGATACTTGCTAATCTAATTTCCCAGGTGAGAATCACTTCTGCAAGGTATTTCCTAGTACAGAAGCGCAGCTCCTAAAGTCAAATACCAGACAGATGAAGCAGATGTCCCAGTTGTTGTGGATTACATCTGCGCTCGCTGACACCAAGGCCTGACTAGCACCAACCTTGGAGCCACATTCCACAATGGAGGAGTCACACTCATGAGCTACCACTGAAAATGTAAGCACAAATTTCACAAGAACTCACAAATACACCTGCCCACACACATGGAAATGATGATGTACAGCATCTACCAACATCTTGACACAAAACACATTCCAGCACTCTTCAAAACAATGGCAATGCAAGTAAAGAGAACAATCTCTAGGGGAAGCAGAGTTTTACCTTAATGTTTGTGTCCAAAGAGCCAGATGCCACAAAGTTTCCGAAAGGATGGAAATCAAGGCTGCAGATATTCGCTTTGTGGCCGAGTAAGGTACGAAGAACTGGAAAAAGGAGAAGTGGAGTGGGGAGAAGGAATAAGGAACACATTTTTAGTAGTTCATTTCACCCAAGCAGCATGCAGAAGTCTAGCCATACTACCCTCACCATTAAGCACACAGTAACACAACGTACATTAGACAGGCTACATATTGTTTATTCATCTGTCTATGTTATtttatggaaatatttctgaatttaccCTTCCAAGACAACAGAAGAGCAATAGAGGACCCTTGTTCAATGATCCTAAAGAAATTCCTGTCCTTAAGTGTAGAAACTATGAATAAAACTCCAAGGGCCTCCACtctgaaaataaatctaaaaagtCACACTTTGAAGTAGCTGTCAGGCAATGTACCTCTCTTGTTACAGAGAGAGCAGAATGGGGGGTTATGGGGACACCAGACACGCAGCTTTACCCAGGAACTGAAAGGGACATTTGATTGCCTGCATCGCTCAGCTTGCAGCTTTTAGACAGACCCTTTGCTGGGACTCCACACCCCCGTCCAGGAACAAGCCTGACTTCTGTTTCTTACATTCCAATATCAGACCTGTACTCCTTCAATTGCCCCTTGCAAGAAGCATCCAAAAGACCAGGAAAGGACATTTGGGAAGCATGAGACAAAGAAATGATTGGTGTTTCAGCAAGTCATCAACCAAGTAAAACCTCTTGCAGTTCTGGAAACCAGAAAGGACCAGTAGAACTGGTACACTGTATCTCTGAAAGCACAGATGCATGCACAACTCCacttcaaggaagaaaaatcgCTCAGATAATAACAGGGGCAATCTCTCTCCATCACTTGTCATCTGGGAGAGTCTGATGATTCCCCTGGCAGAAATTAGCTATTGAGCCAGACCTGGAGTGGTCACTTGCACACACACTGGCTCACAGATCTAATAAATTCAGCCAGTTCAGTTACTCTCCACTGGCAAAGCCAAACTATTTTATAACTGAAGTGGTTCTAACTCTAAATAACAAAAgtgctttttattattatttatgccACCTGCTGTTTGCCTTATTAGCTCAGTCAGTGGAAGCCTATCTTCATTACATATTCTTTCTATGAGACAGTAACAATCTACAAGAAATATTCAGTCATTTTATGGTATTCCTACTGAAATGCACTCAAACAATTCATAATCCCTTTGCAAACTTGGTCTAggattttagaaaaatacaataaacataACTCAGCAATTGACCTACAAAGGATCAGAGCTCAATGAGTCAACGGCTTTtacaatttattaaaaatcagGTGTTTGTCTATTTATATGGTCATGCAAGagcaaaagaggagaaaaaaaacatttgacaAAAAATTGGAAGTAAGAACCTAGAATTGAGAATGAGATTAGTACGGAGGGGATTCCAGGGCTTCCGCAGAACCTAATACACTTAAAACTTCCAATATCATTTTAGATTTACAATATCCTTTTATTATATTTGACAATTTTAAACTGAGACTCTGAATATAATTTCTGTACGCCTAATTAGTCTGCATGTGGATAGAAACTGATCTGGAATACAGACTTCA carries:
- the KATNB1 gene encoding katanin p80 WD40 repeat-containing subunit B1 isoform X1, whose protein sequence is MAMAGAVVTKTAWKLQEIMAHSSNVSSLVLGKSSGRLLATGGDDCRVNIWSVNKPNCIMSLTGHTKPIESLQINVNEELVVAGSQSGSIRIWDLEAAKILRTLLGHKANICSLDFHPFGNFVASGSLDTNIKLWDVRRKGCVFRYKGHTEAVRCLRFSPDGKWLASAADDHTVKLWDLAAGKIMFEFTGHTGPVNVVEFHPNEYLLASGSSDRTVRFWDLEKFQVVSCIEEEATPVRCVLFNPDGCCLYSGFQDSLRVYGWEPERCFDTVLVNWGKVADLSICNNQLIGVSFAQSTVSSFVVDLSRVTKSGSIPHGLIRDDEPFVPPTPTGSSLRRIYDRPSTSCNKPQSRVKHNSESERRSPSSEDDRDEKESKAEIQNQEDYKEIFQPKNAICRTPPRNEPFPAPPEDEPVTAKEAVKSSQAVDVQTSLPKQELFLLQPDPVQRPPIASSTPFTRTEPSVIPAARNEPIGLKAADFLPAVKNQSQTELVDEEAMSQIRKGHETMCVVLTSRHKNLDTVRAVWSTSDIKNSVDSAVAINDLSVVVDLLNIVNQKASLWKLDLCTIILPQIEKLLQSKYESYVQTGCTSLKLILQRFLPLITDMLAAPPSVGVDITREERLHKCKLCYKQLKNISNIVKNKSGLSGRHGSAFRELHLLMAVLE